A genomic region of Peptoniphilus sp. ING2-D1G contains the following coding sequences:
- a CDS encoding tRNA A37 threonylcarbamoyladenosine dehydratase (tRNA A37 threonylcarbamoyladenosine dehydratase [Translation, ribosomal structure and biogenesis]; High confidence in function and specificity) — MDRFDRTIKLIGEDNLLKIKRAKIIVFGLGGVGGSLCEALVRSGIKKIALVDDDVVDITNLNRQLVATESCIGEDKVDAMEKRLKDINSDVEVKKFCKRVTEENVDEFNLNEYDFIADAIDTVSAKVALAQICYNNSYNLISAMGAGNRVDPTQFRIDDIFNTCYDPLSKAMRKELKKRGVEKLKVVYSTEKPLKISSRTPGSMSFVPPVCGMVMASYIIRSLIEI, encoded by the coding sequence ATGGATAGATTTGATAGAACTATAAAATTAATAGGCGAAGACAATTTATTAAAAATCAAGAGGGCAAAAATAATCGTATTCGGTCTTGGTGGAGTGGGAGGTTCACTTTGTGAGGCTCTTGTGAGGTCGGGAATTAAAAAAATTGCCCTTGTGGATGATGATGTTGTGGACATTACTAATTTAAATAGACAATTAGTGGCTACAGAATCATGTATAGGTGAGGATAAAGTGGATGCCATGGAGAAAAGACTCAAGGACATCAATTCCGATGTCGAAGTGAAGAAATTTTGCAAAAGAGTAACTGAAGAAAATGTCGATGAATTTAATTTGAACGAATATGATTTCATAGCTGATGCCATAGATACCGTATCAGCTAAGGTAGCTTTGGCTCAAATCTGTTATAATAATAGTTATAATTTGATTTCCGCAATGGGAGCGGGCAACAGAGTTGATCCTACGCAATTCAGGATAGATGATATATTCAACACCTGTTATGATCCCTTGTCAAAGGCAATGAGGAAGGAACTTAAAAAACGCGGTGTAGAAAAATTAAAAGTGGTATATTCAACGGAAAAACCCTTAAAAATATCTTCAAGAACACCGGGGTCAATGTCCTTTGTGCCACCTGTATGCGGAATGGTGATGGCTTCATACATAATTAGAAGTTTAATAGAGATTTAG
- a CDS encoding putative S-layer homology domain protein (High confidence in function and specificity) has protein sequence MKKIYKILFITLVFLILPKGIYAKSFTDLKSDGEYGWAYNAVDSLSEKNIFGGYPDGTFKPYRAVSFLEIMQVIKNIKNPSPDELKAAENTYYSTANIYHVPSWAIEAVCYNLAINTITERTLEAAERGGFLRDTNTVFPNRNSVTVYFGRAFNLPQGDMENLRHEDLDKIPQMTKEYLTGLIEAGVYAATGSDGYFNGSKYIRRSEVAIVADNYLNYLNGNSTPVETGNLIGVKTVKGKLSAVSLNGSNSTVTIDGKDYNVDINSVQIAMKDGQRVDNILNLINHDVEGYIEFDAVKRLKSLENLGEERYANRIEFSARVIKRDDFSGGYDIQVLVSDNPLITAGTLFTISSDMFLNTGDLIKVKANIVDRELEDMRIEKL, from the coding sequence ATGAAAAAGATATATAAAATATTGTTTATTACACTTGTTTTTTTAATATTGCCCAAAGGCATATACGCAAAATCATTTACGGATTTGAAATCAGATGGTGAATATGGATGGGCATATAATGCGGTGGACAGTTTGTCTGAAAAAAATATTTTCGGAGGGTATCCCGATGGAACTTTCAAGCCCTATAGAGCTGTGAGTTTTTTGGAGATAATGCAAGTTATAAAGAACATAAAAAACCCTTCACCGGATGAATTAAAAGCTGCTGAAAACACATATTACAGCACTGCCAATATTTATCATGTTCCCTCGTGGGCAATAGAGGCGGTGTGTTATAATTTAGCCATAAACACAATTACTGAAAGAACTCTTGAGGCTGCGGAACGTGGCGGATTTTTAAGAGACACCAACACCGTATTTCCAAATAGAAATTCAGTTACGGTATATTTCGGAAGAGCTTTTAATCTTCCCCAAGGTGATATGGAAAATTTAAGACATGAGGATTTGGATAAAATTCCGCAAATGACAAAGGAATATCTGACGGGACTTATTGAAGCTGGAGTTTATGCTGCCACTGGAAGTGACGGGTACTTTAACGGGAGTAAATATATAAGACGTTCGGAGGTTGCAATTGTAGCAGATAATTATTTGAATTATTTAAATGGCAACTCAACTCCTGTTGAAACGGGCAATCTCATAGGTGTTAAAACAGTTAAAGGCAAGCTGTCAGCTGTCAGCTTAAATGGAAGTAATTCCACCGTCACAATTGACGGCAAGGATTATAACGTGGATATTAACAGTGTGCAAATCGCAATGAAGGATGGGCAGAGGGTAGATAACATTTTAAACTTGATAAATCACGACGTAGAGGGCTATATAGAATTTGATGCTGTCAAAAGGTTGAAGTCCTTAGAAAATCTCGGCGAAGAACGATATGCCAATAGAATTGAATTTTCTGCAAGGGTTATTAAGAGAGATGATTTCAGCGGAGGATATGACATTCAGGTTTTAGTATCGGACAATCCTCTGATAACGGCAGGGACTTTGTTCACAATAAGCTCTGATATGTTTTTAAATACCGGAGACCTCATTAAGGTAAAGGCAAATATCGTAGACAGAGAACTTGAAGATATGAGAATAGAAAAATTATAG
- a CDS encoding Acyl-coenzyme A thioesterase PaaI (Acyl-coenzyme A thioesterase PaaI, contains HGG motif [Secondary metabolites biosynthesis, transport and catabolism]; Family membership), with amino-acid sequence MNKFEELIKARNEKNTYAIFMGIDTTDMREGYAQGEIELRKEHLNPMNSVHGGCIFSLADTIAGSASVSYGYKTATITSSMNFISAAINTNKIIAKAEVVKRGKKTTVVNATVYDDREKIVAIGTFTFFNTDIPFLED; translated from the coding sequence ATGAATAAATTCGAAGAACTTATAAAAGCGAGAAATGAAAAAAACACCTATGCGATATTTATGGGAATAGACACAACGGACATGAGGGAAGGATATGCGCAAGGCGAAATAGAGTTGAGAAAAGAGCATTTAAACCCCATGAACAGTGTTCACGGTGGATGTATATTTTCCCTTGCGGACACCATAGCAGGATCCGCATCGGTATCCTATGGATATAAAACAGCCACAATCACAAGCAGTATGAATTTTATTTCCGCAGCAATAAACACAAATAAGATAATCGCAAAGGCGGAAGTTGTAAAAAGAGGTAAAAAGACCACGGTTGTAAATGCAACGGTATATGACGATAGAGAAAAAATCGTGGCAATAGGGACATTTACATTTTTCAATACGGACATACCCTTTTTAGAAGATTAA
- a CDS encoding Phosphohistidine phosphatase (SixA) (The histidine phosphatase superfamily is so named because catalysis centres on a conserved His residue that is transiently phosphorylated during the catalytic cycle. Other conserved residues contribute to a 'phosphate pocket' and interact with the phospho group of substrate before, during and after its transfer to the His residue. Structure and sequence analyses show that different families contribute different additional residues to the 'phosphate pocket' and, more surprisingly, differ in the position, in sequence and in three dimensions, of a catalytically essential acidic residue. The superfamily may be divided into two main branches. The relationship between the two branches is not evident by (PSI-)BLAST but is clear from more sensitive sequence searches and structural comparisons; Family membership), protein MIYIIRHGKAEPHIKRDFDRELTEKGRVELKKNFEKFKEDFKSKNFKVYTSPYTRAVQTAEIFCDVFDTEYEILEELGFGNSGYADIVNKLGNDMDYILIGHQPYISEAIYKLTGANVAVKKGSIHRVG, encoded by the coding sequence ATGATTTATATAATAAGACACGGGAAAGCAGAACCCCATATAAAAAGAGATTTCGACAGAGAACTTACAGAAAAAGGCAGAGTTGAATTAAAGAAAAATTTTGAAAAGTTTAAAGAAGATTTTAAATCAAAAAACTTTAAAGTTTACACCTCACCCTATACAAGAGCGGTTCAAACGGCTGAAATATTTTGTGATGTTTTCGATACGGAATATGAAATACTGGAGGAATTGGGCTTTGGGAACAGCGGATATGCAGATATTGTAAATAAACTGGGAAATGATATGGATTATATACTCATAGGACATCAACCCTATATATCCGAAGCCATATATAAACTCACGGGTGCGAATGTAGCTGTAAAGAAGGGCTCAATCCACAGAGTCGGGTAA